The following nucleotide sequence is from Paralichthys olivaceus isolate ysfri-2021 chromosome 22, ASM2471397v2, whole genome shotgun sequence.
AACGTAGCTGATGTAGACAAGTGTTGAAAACAGAATTATTAAAGTCTAACTTCACCCAAAGTCCatggaaatttaaaaactgctgtGAGAATGCAGCTCTGGGAGGTGGGGCTAAGACACATGTACGACATACGAATTAGTTTGCTAAAGCTAAGTTATCTATATTGTCTATGGTCAACAACTCCcgtagcagcacacacacttctgcaacAGAAATATcgctgtgtaaatatatataaaactttcaTGACGAAGAGACGTCCCAAATGGTTTACTCTACGGAAGCATTGTTCACTTTATTACCACTCTCAATCTGTGGCATGGACAATGTTTTCTTGACGGTTATTTTCTTCAATGTACAAATAAGtatattaaaatctaaatgcatgatgatgttattaaaatctgttttagaGAACAACTAGAATGACGTTGTGAAGAGCGCAAACTggcaccaaggcccaacactcgcTTCTAATTCAATCGAGCTGGACCAACTTGACGTCATTCATGTCTATAACTTGAGTTGAAATATTTCTACAACATTTGCGTGATGCAATATCATGAAAGCCAATCAGCACTGGCAGGTCCTGGCACCCGTCCGAGCTAGTGGGTGCTCAAACTGGCCACTGATCAGCTTCAGGTAGCACTGGGTTGTGTTTTAGTGTGAACGTGGATAAGCACAAATCCTGCAACGTGTGAATGCATCATAAGAGATTTCCCTTTCTGTCTTTCAATGAATCTAGATGCTCAAGTAACATGTTGCAACACTAACTCATGAATGTCTTTGCTGTTCTTCAGTATCATGCAAACTGAATTCACatcaacaaatataaatgatgaggATTACCCCACCTGAGCACTGGCAGCAGTTTGTCTTGGACgctctttgtgttgtgtaagcCAGAGAAACAACCAGGATTGTGGTGAACGCCAAAGCTCCACTCAAGAAATACACCAAGTGAAGATAGTCCACCACCTCTGCAGAGAGCCAGACATCAGGAGACATCACTGAGCTTTCCACCACTATTTATCAAATGTcacaatctttaaaaaaacttttttttacctttaaagtCCACTTTGGTGccgtttccaaacagtatgtgtccacatgcagcgacagcacagtagtaggtcccagcaATCTTTGATTATGTTTGATAGTCCGTTTTGGAAGGTATCAACCAAGACTTTGTCATTCCAGCCACTATCACCTGCTAAGGTCTGAAACTCGATAGCATAATCCATAACAGTTTGTTTAATGGTGACCAAATTCTGGAAAGACTCCCAGCAATGGTTCGTCAGGTTGAAGATCTTGGAGAGGGCCTCTGTGAACAGGACTGAGGATTGGCACACCGGGGAGTTATGAGCAAATTCAGCTGTAGCCCATGCCTCCGCTCTGCCGGACAAGTGGGTGATGATTAAGGCTAGTTTGGCTCTCTCTGTGGGTAAGGAGGCAGCTTGCAGCTCAAAATGTAGTCCACACTGTCCCAGGATCGCTCAACAGTTTTCTGAATCCTCCGAGAACCACTCCGGTTCCGCCAGGTGAGGAGACGGGGGCTGCTGAAGTAGCTGGAACTACAGGGGATGTAGCAGACAAGGATCCTCCCATAAACCATGTTGAGCTGGGAATCTTGAAGGGAGATACGCTCATCCTGCTGGTGGAGAGCAGCACAAACTGGAACCAGCTGGGTCCATTCTTGGCCAGTTTGTACTATCagaacagatcagatcattaaaaatctcttttttatttcatacataATTCTCTTGAGGGATAGAGGTTCAGTCATTTCTGGTATCCATTTGATGAAAGTTATGGATATGTGGCAGGGGCTAAAACCAGTAATTGCTAGACAATGTGGGATCATAGACGATGCTTCCTGGAAACAGTGAAACCTATATCAGTGAATTAATTTCACACTTTACTGTCCCAGCACTTATTTTAGTGACAAgtcatgaaaataaagatgaatgtaTTATCTGTTAAAACCATCTACCAATGTAATCAATAATAGTTGACCATGACCAACACAAGTCAAAAATAGACTTTATATGTGagtgtctgtgcacatgtgtaacagagagggagcgagaagcattgagtgtgtttttctgtgtttgtgagagagagagacacttaaGAGCATGAAGCGGTAGACTCAATTGTCTAACTGTTAAAGCCACAACAATGTCAATTTTGTTTATATTGGACACCACGCCAGAGTCAcgattaaataaagaatttattCACAATAccaaataataaagaaatgttaAAGTAATCTGAGAGAGTTTGGAGGCCTGACCAAAAAAAGATGGCATGGGACGATCTGGACCAACGAGGCAATGAGCCATCAAGTCCAGATACTTCCCCTCCTGTCGATAGTATCActatctaaataaaacaaaaaccaaaaagagAGCACTACTAATACAAATTCAAAATGCAATGTTGAAGTGTTGGATGTGTTCTGCAACCTTTGTGTCTCCATGACCTTCCcccacaaacgcacacacacacacacactcacacacgcacacacacacacacacacacacacacacaggagctaaAACGTTTGATTCTTCCTTAGCTTCATTGTTTACATTCATTTCAGGGCAGATGGTGGATACAGACCGGTGACATAAACTTGTGTCGTAGCCTTTGGCTCAGTAGATGTTATCATAGTCCAGTTTACATGCTCATGTCGTACCCATGCTAATTAGATCCATGTTGTGTAAAAGAGCTGAAATCTCATGGTTTATATAGAAAACCTTTTACTGCTGGTGCAGcagtacagcagagagagacttcagtgtgaatgtgtgtttaattAATAACGTCAGTCATAGGTCACAgcaaaaaaagacagtgaaaatacTTTTACCACAGTTTCCATgtctgttgaatatgtcacaaatataaatatttgcaacacttcctgtttcaaagtaaaagcactctatctctctgtcgACTGAATccattatttgttttaacaaggtttatattgttattattgtaggacaggaagatgcacagcttcatatcaTAGTGTTCTGGCATTTAGTTGAGAACGAACCTTCTTTTACTCAAGGAAATACAGACGTCATCACCTCACGTAGCAGCttctcagcagacacactccctacttgaacacacagcagatcaatGACGCAGCCGTCAcccgctgcacacacacacacacggagccaCAAACTTTCATTACAAGAAGTTTAATCATTGTTTTCCAACTGTCATCGTCAAAgtgtcaaaccaacaaagaccaacagcaaCTGTCCAaacattgccccccccccacacacgttgttgttgtattttatcattaatcacaaaaaaagcaacatttatatttggaaaaaggataaaaaagcatAACAGACCAGAATCATGCTCCACCACTAAAGAAAGACTGAGAAATCCCACATCTCAAACAAAGACGgttctaaaacacacaattctacagtttaacacctgagtacacacattcatccctGGTGTTGTCCCTCTGTCGTCTTGATCTGCTGgccactttcacatttaacGCAGCGTAATGGAGGCCATCTGCATCTTGGTTGCCCTAGAAACGACATATAAGTACATCAAGATGGCTCCTGATGAAAAACGTGTTTGTTGTGGAATGTAaatttcacacttaaaaagattatatttacctctgcatttgttgtggAGGGAGATGATGGTTGTGTACAAGACTCTGGGTATGAAACACATAAAAACTTTGAGTCACTCTTTTGTCCACACATGTACTGTTAGGTGCCTTTACCTCTTAACCTGATTTGAACCTTGGTTTataatttaatgtgaaacatgaacctttaattcatgttttatgattcatgcatttatttatgaaatgttttaaggtgTCCTTATCTAGAAAGGTGccgtgaaataaatgtattattatcattttgctcAAAAGCTAAACTGAACTCTATCTAGAGATGAGTGGTTACCTGAACATCTCCAGCATGTTCTCTTGTTTATCTTGTACAGTAACACAGCcagcaaaacactgatggtGAATGTCAAAGCTCCACTCAGGAAAAACACCGTCCAGTTCACCTCATCTGCAACAGGAGAAATTCTAGTAATTCTGtctcctcttttttaatttttaatttaactttgcaAGAAAAGAGATAACACAAGACATTtctatattaaaagaaaaaattgtatgaataattataataacataactaataatcatgtaataatattaACACTCATAATCGTATAATACTAATTATCAAATTATGATATGAACCATCTGACcactataacaacaataatgtccccatcacaataataataatagtaataataatatgatcattgagggaaaaaaagaaaaggaaaaaaagctgcactcaTACTTAATAATTCACGTCTTGTCACCACtagtgttatttataataacagtatattataaccattactatgatcatcgttatcatcaccaataataatcataaataaaaaattctacTTAGTTGTGGTGCACACCACCACCGTCCACTGGTGGTGAAGCATTGTAGGGTCACCGTCAGGAGGGACATTCAGACAGGACAGGATTTTACCAATTGTTTGGTCCCAACTGTCACAATTCATCAAGTGAGACAGTCTCTGGTAGTGACTCACCATCAACGTCCAGCTTGgtcccgtttccaaacagtatgtgtccacatgcagcgacagcacagtagtaggtcccagcatgagaacggttcagtctcagtgacaagttgtagacacaggtgtgtgtctgtgtgtcaggtttcctctcacactgatccttcctgtctccgtgggtgtaaatgagtcctgactgaggttcttcagagttcttgaaccagtaaacactgtgttctccatcacatgtctcagtgtgaactgtacagctgagagtcacagagcctcctggctggatgttctcagactgatgcaccagagcctggatgttcaaccctgaacctttcacactgacagtgacgccctCCATGAACTCAAACTCATATGAATTACTCTTTAAACAGTAGTAAGtagctgagtctgaaagttgCACATCTGAGATTTTTAGGTGACTCACAACATCAGTAGATTCCAGAGTGAAGCGTGGATTGTTCTTGAATTCATTCTTGAACAAACAATCTTTAGTGACTTTGTAAGTCACTGATATTGTTCGaggcttctgtcctggtgtttgcttgaacCAATAAATTGCATTGTCCTCCTCATAGAAACACTGgaaagtcaagttgtctccaacatcaactgatctaaatcctctgtgttgatgagacaagttaaaatgatgcatctgaactgaagagaaaaaggagaaaagcaaaacaacagttaattttatgtgacagaaatgaaatcttAATCAGCATCAGGACCGACTGAATAtttctaaaacacacaactcacccattttcccgaagaggaaacatgtcaggtagagaatgaactgcggagatgtcatcatgttgaaatcgtcgtgttgaatgacaaacagcccgacactttctcctctcttcagagtaaagacttgtgttgattggccagcagggcaacactgatcacatgatcactgccacctatgatgtgaatctttgttctttaaatagaatcacatggtgagagacatctgaagcactaagagtacattatactactactactacaagtTTATTCAATGATTCatgtagcacctttcaaaacacagttacaaggtgctttacaagttaaaagTGAAGAATTGAGGACAAACAGTAGAaaagaattaaaagtaaacacaagaacacaaatataAGGATACAAATGTTACTGATACAGTCtcacataaatgaataaaaagcagTTGGTAAGATCATAGCtagattaaaatatatttatacaacttAAAGGAGCCAAAGGACTAAGACAACACATGtataaaatgtctctttaaaagaggatgaggagtttGGAACAATCTTCCTCAGGAGATCCGTCTGACAAAGAGTGGAATAGCTATTAGTGTTGAAGTTTTGAAGGTtggctccttgtgtgtttccacCTTTACTTCCTTTCTTCGTCCTGTTTCCCACCCTTGTGATTGCCTGCAccagttcctcatgtgtttcacctgtgtccaatcACCTCTGCCTCCCCTGTATATatgtctctgtgcttctctttgtctatGTCAGTTCGTGGTCGTCTACTTGGCCGTCTCACCACCCTGTCTCATTCCTCCACCATCAGTTCCCTTCTCTCGTGAGTTCtagttctttctctttttttctgttcagccTATTTAACTTTTTGAGTGCCTTTTAGCACAGTGTTTCTTGTTCATGGGTTTTTGGattctttccttttcatttaaCTGCAAGAATTCTAAGGACTTGATCAGAATCATTGGGgttaaaagagaaatagagttgtgtgtcatctgcatataaATTGATGTTATGTTTTCCTTGAGACTAAGCACTCAGTAAAAGCTCTTCACGATTctaaatgaatcagtgaaattTTAAAGACGTTTATATTCACAGCAGAAGAGTaaagttcagtgtttctcaagcTTTTCTCAATACAACCATCTTCACTTAGTTGTGTTCACCACATGCAGGCATGGTCATTTAGTAACATCGTGCTAAGTACACTAGCACGTATAGTGATTGTAACGGTGGattgtgatggtggatcctgactATGGATAGTGGTGATGGATTGTGATCGAAATGATAGATCGTGATTGTTGTATCTCCGGACTGTTTTTGTATTGCCTGCCTGCCTGATCTGCTGTGAGCTACGCTACAATAAAGACTGTAACCAACTGTCCAACGCttgtgtgctgcatttgggt
It contains:
- the LOC138406483 gene encoding uncharacterized protein produces the protein MMTSPQFILYLTCFLFGKMVQMHHFNLSHQHRGFRSVDVGDNLTFQCFYEEDNAIYWFKQTPGQKPRTISVTYKVTKDCLFKNEFKNNPRFTLESTDVVSHLKISDVQLSDSATYYCLKSNSYEFEFMEGVTVSVKGSGLNIQALVHQSENIQPGGSVTLSCTVHTETCDGEHSVYWFKNSEEPQSGLIYTHGDRKDQCERKPDTQTHTCVYNLSLRLNRSHAGTYYCAVAACGHILFGNGTKLDVDDEVNWTVFFLSGALTFTISVLLAVLLYKINKRTCWRCSESCTQPSSPSTTNAEGNQDADGLHYAALNVKVASRSRRQRDNTRDECVYSGVKL